Genomic window (Propionibacteriaceae bacterium ZF39):
CGGAATCGGCGTGGTCAGGTCGTTGCCGGCGTTGCGTTGGTAGCGCAGGAAATCGCTGGTCATGACGGCGCACACTGTGTGGTTGCCGATGTCCTCGGGCACCCACCCACAGCAACCGTCGCGGAAAAATCCCGTCATCGGGTCGGTGCCACAGGTCTCCAGCGGCCCGCCCAGCACGTTCAGCGCCTCCATTCGGTCGAGCCTAGCGCGCGGGAATAGCGTGGGCGAGAGCGCTGTTGAGGAGGTTGAGATTTCAACTTCGCCGACATCGTGGAGGTTTCGATGCTGGATCCCGTCAGCCTGTTCGAGTTCGAGTCACACATCGACCGGCGGACCGTGCACGCCCGGAAGCTGGTCGTCACGCTCGGCAGCCGCGACGCCGGTCATACGCAGCGCATCATCGACACCCACCTGCTGAACACACTGCCGAATCACGTGCTCGGCCGCGTCGATACCGACCAGGTGCTCGACTACGCGGCCACCCGACCGGTGATCGCCTTCGATCGGGACCACTTCAGCGATTATCACGCGCCCGAGATCACGCTCCACCACGTCACCGACGCAGCCGAACAGCCGTTCCTCATGCTCACCGGCCCGGAGCCGAACCTGCAGTGGGAGCGCCTCGCCCGCACCGTCGACTACCTGATCGACCAGTTCGACATCGACGAGACGCTGATCGTGCATGGCGTCCCCGCGCCGGCGCCGCACACGCGGCCCATCTTCGTGAGCCGGTACGCCGAGCAGACCGACCTCGTGCCGATCAACGAGACCGTGCCGATGGCGTTCGAGATGCCCGCGAGCTTCACGAGCCTGCTCACGGTCCGGCTCGGCGAGCGCGGCCACAAGGTCACCGGACTGGTGGCCCATGTCCCCCACTATCTCGCCGCCGGCGACTCGCCCGAGGGTGCCCTCGCCCTGCTCGAGAAGCTGGAACGCCAGGCGCGGCTGACCCTCCCGGCCGGCCGCCTGCCCGAATCGGTGATGGTGATGCGCGGCAAGGTCGACGAGGAAGTGGCCGACTCCGAGGAGGCCCAGGAGATGGTGGCCCAGCTCGAGGCCCAGTACGACCATTTCATGGAAGGTCGCAGCCTGACCCGGGGCGTCGACGTCCCGACCGCCGACGAGATCGGGGAGCAGGTCGAGGACTTCCTGCGGGGATTGGGAGACTGACGACAGAGTCCGCTAGTATTTTAAACGGAATATCTGTCATAAAGGAGTTGACCCATGTCTGTGCAGACCACGGCCACGCTGCTGGGTGATTTGGTCTCGGCCAATCCCAATGCCGCCCGCGTGCTGGATGCGCACGGCCTGGACTATTGCTGCGGCGGCCGGCGTTCGCTCGCGGATGCCTGCGCCGAGGCCGACATCGACGCCGACGCCGTGCTGAACGACCTCTCGGCGGCCCCCGAGGCCACCGGCGTCGACGCCACCGCCCTCGACAACGCCGAGCTGATCGACCACATCGTCTCGATCCATCACGAATACCTGTGGCGCGAGATGCCGCGCCTGACCGAGCTGGCCAACAAGGTCGCCCGCGTCCACGGCGGCAACCATGCCGAACTGCGCGAGGTCCAGAAGACCTATCAGGCCTTGGTGCTGGATCTGACCGATCACCTCATGACTGAGGAGCAGGAGCAGTTCCCGGCCATCAAGGCGGACCGGGCCGACCTCTCCGAGACCGGGGTGGCGAAGCTCATGGGCGAACACGACGTGGCGGGCGAGCTGCTCGCCAGGCTGCGCGAACTCACCGACGGCTACACGGTCCCCGCCGATGGCTGCGCGTCCTATCAGGCGCTGTACGCGGGGCTCGCCGAGCTCGAGACCGACCTGCACACCCATATCCACAAGGAGAACAACATCCTGTTCCCCCGCCTGCTGAGCAACGCCTGACGATCAGTTCCGGTCGCTGACCGGCTCCGCAACGGCCTCCGACACCTGGTCGGGGGCCGTTCGGCGTACGCGGCGCACGTCCCAGGCCGCCAGCAGCAGGCCGGCGATGATCAGCGCACCGCCGATCGGCGTGATCGCTCCCAGCCAGCGCATCCCGGTGAGCGCCATCAGGCAGAGCGTGCCGCTGAAAATGATGCCGCCCACGAGGATCGGCCACGGCGCCCGCCGCTGTTCGGGGCGCAGGCCGAGAGCCATGAGGGCGAGTGCGGCGTACATCTGATAGCGCACACCCGTCTCCCAGTTCGCCAGCATCGCGGGCTCGACCAGGTCCTTCAGGCCGTGGGCCCCGAACGCGCCGAGCGCCACTCCGATCGCGGCGAAGACTGCTCCGACGGCAAACGTGGTGTGGTGTCGCATGGTCCGACCCTAATCGCTTGCCCAGGATCGCCGCGTTCTGCGGACGCGTACGGTGGACTTCATGACTTCGCTCCATGACTTCTCCGCCGCTCGCATCGACGGCACCGACCAGGACCTGTCGGACTATGCCGGCAAGGTCGTGCTTGTGGTGAACACCGCCAGCCAGTGTGGATTGACGCCGCACTATGCGGGGCTGCAGGCCCTGCATGAGAAGTACGCCGACCAGGGTCTCGCCGTCCTCGGGTTCCCGTGCAATCAGTTCGGCGCCCAGGAACCAGGGGCGGAAGACGAGATCGCCCAGTTCTGCGAGACCAACTATGCGGTGACCTTCCCGATGTTCGCGAAGGTCGATGTCAACGGCCCCGATTCCCATCCCGTGTTCGCCTGGCTGCGCTCGGAGCGGGCCGAGGGGAAGGGTACGCCCCCGGAGCGGTTCGCAGCCCACCTCGCCAACCAGCCGCGGGGCGAGAACGGCGACTGGCTCGAGTGGAACTTCACCAAGTTCCTGGTCGGCAAGGACGGCCGGGTGATCGACCGCTACCTGCCGACCGAGACCCCGGAGTCCCTGGCCGGCGACATCGAGGCTGCGCTCGCCGAGTGACAACAGCGAGGGCCGGCCGGGATTCCCCGACCGGCCCTCGCCTGTTGCCCTGGTGAGGCTCAGAGCTCGTGCAGCTTCTGGCCCGACGCCTCGGCATGGCGGTTGAGCTTGTCGAGGTGATGGAACGCTTCGATGAAGCGGATGGTGCCGGACGACGAACGCATGACCACGGAGTGGGTGCGGGCGCCGCCGTTCGGCATGTAGTGCACGCCGTCGACCAGGTCGCCATCGGTGATGCCGGACGCGACGAACAGCGTGTTCTCGCTGGACACCAGGTCGTTCGTGTCGAGGACCCGATCCACGTCGAGCCCGGCGTCGATCGTGCGCTGACGCTCCTCATCGGAGGTCGGCCAGAGCTTCGCCATGATGCGACCGCCGAGCGCCTTCATCGCGCACGCCGACACCACGCCCTCCGGGCTTCCGCCGACGCCGGCGAGGATGTCGATGTTCTTCACGCTCTCGGAGGCGGCGGCGACGGAGGCGGCAACATCGCCATCCGTATACATCCGCGTGCGGGCGCCGGCCGCGCGGATCGCGTTGGTGAGTTCTTCGTGCCGGTCACGGTTGAGCACGGCGACGACCACATCCTCGGGCCGCTTGCCCTTGGCCTTGGCGACCTTCCGGATGTTGTCCTCGATGGGGGCCTCGATGTCGATGACATCGGCAGCCTCCGGGCCGACGGCCAGCTTGTCCATATAGAAGCACATGGTCGGGTTGTACATCGTCCCGCCCTCGGCGGCCGCCAGCACTGCGATCGAGTTGCGCATGCCGAGCGCGAGGAGGCGGGTGCCGTCCACGGGATCGACGGCGATATCGACCTTGGGGCCCTGCCCCGTGCCGACCTTCTCGCCGTTGTGGAGCATGGGCGCTTCGTCCTTCTCGCCCTCGCCGATCACGATGACGCCGTCCATCCGGACTCCACCGAGCACGGCTCGCATCGCATCAACCGCGGCGCCGTCTCCGGATTCCTTCTGGCCGCGTCCGACCCAGCGCGCCGCTGCCAGCGCTGCCGCCTCGGTGGCTCGCACCAGGTCCAGGCCCAGGTTGTTGGTTCCGATCGAGTATCCGTGTTCAAACTGCTCGGTCATGGAGTGCCTCCTCGCATCAGGGCCGTCTGCCCGCTTCCCCAGCCACCCTAGCGTTCAGGGCATCCGCCCGAGCCGTTGCCGGTGTCACTGGTGCGTCACTGGGGCACGAATGGAAGCAGCGCGGTCACAACGGCGGCAGAGGCGAAACTCAGCAGGGTGGTGATCGTCACCGTGTCGGCCACGGTGCGGACATCGCCCTTGTATTCGAGCGCGAGCAGAAACGCATTGACGGCCGTCGGCATGGCGCCGGAGAGCACCAGGGCCTGCAGGGGTACGCCCCGCAGGCCGAACAGCAGACCGATCCCCAGGGACAACACCGGCATTCCGAAGACCCGCAACAGGCTGGCGGTGATCACCGGACGGTTGACCGTCACGCGTGAGGTCGCGCCGAGCTGGATGCCGAGGGCGAGCAGGACCATCGGCAGCGTCGCGCCCGACAGCATCTCGACACCGCGCATGACACCGGTGGGGAGCTGGAGCCCGAACAGGCGCATGACCAGCGCGAGCACGATGGCCCAGATGGCGGGCAGCTTGAACAGGCCGATGACGGCCTTCCCGACTCCCCCTCCGGCGCCGAACAGCAGCGGGCCGACGATGAACCCGAGGACGACCGAGGCGAGAAAGATGAGGACGCTCTGCTCGAAACCGGCCTGCCCGAGCGCGAAGAGGGCGATCGGCAGGCCCATGTTGCCGCTGTTGGAAATCGCCAGGCTGACCATCACGCCGCGACGGGTCGGTCCCGGCACCCGCGGTGTGAGCAGGCCACCGATCCCCGCACCCAGGAGGCACACGACGACATAGGCGGCCACCAGCGTCACCCCGACCTGGCCCGACACCTGGGTCGTGAGCAGGGTCGCGAGGCACAGCGCGGGCGTCAGGCCATAGAGGCTGATCTTGCTGATCGTGCTCGGATCGAGGGGGAAAATGCGCCCCAGGAGAAAACCGGTTCCGGCGACGACCAGGACCGGAACGATGACGTTCGCGAGCGCCAGCAGGACTCCCATGGACCCATCCCTCCCATCGTGCGGCACGACCCCGGGTGATCCTAGGGCAGCTGATGCATGCTGAGTTGGTGGAGATCTGTCTTGACCAACTGCCGACCGCCAATTGGTGCGATTCGCACGCGCTGGTCGAGCGGGACCGCAACACGGCCGTGGGCGACCCCTTCGATGTGTCCGAGCTGGTGCGCACGAGCGAACACCGGCTCCAGATCCTGGGCTCCCGCTACAGCTATCCCGACCTGATCGAGGGACACGACGGCCTCGGGGTGCACCTGCGCAGCTCCCGCCGCATCCTCGGCCAGGAGGATGCCACGATCACCGTCACCGGCGACTGCACGCTGACCGAGGTGTGGGAACACCTGCGCGCCGACCGGCGTACGCTGCCGATCTGCCCGCCGGTCATCACCACCCAGACGGTCGCCGGTGCCATCGGCACCGGCACCCACGCCCAGGGCACCCGCGAAGGACTCTTCGCCGACACCGTGGTCGAGTTCGAGTTCGTCGACGCCTCCGGTCGCTGGCACCGGATCGGTCGCGACGACCCGGCCTTCGGGGCCTTCCAGCTCCATCTCGGTTCGCTGGGCCTCATCACCTCGGTGACGCTGGCCACGGAGAGCAACCGCAACTATGTCTGCCACAAATACACGACCTCCGGCGACGAGCTCCGGGCCGGATTCGGTGCCTGGAACGAGCGCTCCGAGCACGTGAAGGTCTGGTGGTTCACGGAGGAAGACCGCGCCCACGTCTGGGAGGTCACCCCCACCGCGGGCCTCATGCCCCAGGCCGCCGATGCGACCGCCCACACCGACCTCAACCAGGTTCTCGCCGATACCCAGGCGCGCATGGGCCGGGATCTCCGCAGCGACGATCGCCAGCTCGCCTCGCAGCGCACGGTCGGCCGGTTCTATGACTACAGCGACGCCACCGGCGACCTGGTCGAGATCTTCCGCAACGGCATCCCGGCCCCGCAGATCAACATGGAAGTCGGCGTGCCCCTCGAACGCTTCGAGGCCGCCGCCGACGACCTCCGCCGCGTGCTCGCCGACTCGGCGTACCAACTGCACTATCCGGTCATCCTCCGCCCGACCGGGGCGAGCGACGCGTGGCTCGCGGCGGCGTACGACCGCCCGACCTGCTGGTTCGGCTTCGTCGTCTATCAGCGCGCCGACGGCACGGTCGCCGACGGGTCGATCGAACTCCTGGGCGAGCTCCAGGCCGCCCTGTCCGCTCACGAGGGGCTGCCGCACTGGGGCAAGTATTTCGACCCTCGCTTCTATGACTTCGCCTCGCTGCCGCGCTGGGCGGATTTCGCGGGCGTACGCCGACAGTTCGATCCCGACGGTCGTTTCCTCAACCCGAAGCTCGCCGAAATCCTGGGCGCCTGATGAGCCGCGTCGTCGCCGTCTTCGGTGGGCGCAGTGAGATCGGCCACGCCATCGCCACGCGCCTGGCGGCCGGCAACACGGTCGCGCTGCTCGCCCGCCCCGGGTCGCTCGACACCGAGGTGGCCGCCTGCCGCGCAGCCGGCGCCCAGCGGGTGATCCCGATCGAGTTCGATGCCGATGACACCGACTCCCACGACGACCTCGTCGCCCGGGTCGAGGCCGAGGCCGGCCCGATCGACATCGCGGTCCTGGCGTTCGGGATCCTGGGCGACCAGGCCGACGCCGAGCGCGACCACCGGGCCGCCGTACGCATCCTCCACACCGACTTCGTCGCCCAGGCCAGCCTGCTCACGGTCCTGGCCGAGCGCATGCGGCAGCGCGGGACCGGCACCCTCGTCGCGTTCTCCTCGGTCGCCGGGGTCCGCGTCCGTCGCGCCAACTATGTCTACGGTTCGGCCAAGGCCGGGCTGGACGGGTTCGCCTCGGGCCTGGCCGACGCGCTGCACAGTTCTGGCGTACGCCTGGTCATCGCGCGCCCCGGTTTCGTCATCGGGCGCATGACCGAGGGCATGGAGCCCGCCCCGTTCTCCTCGACCCCGGATCAGGTGGCCGATGCCGTCGTCGCCGAGATCGAGTCGGGCAAGCGGGTGGAGCTGTGGATCCCGTGGCAGCTGAAGGCGATGTTCTCGGTCTCCCCGTTCATCCCGCGCGCCGTCTGGCGCCGGATGCCCCGCTGACGCCCCAGTCACGAAACTTCGGAGGCGTCTGGAACACTCCGGAGCATGACTCCAGTGAGCCTGACTTTCCTCGGCGCGGTCGGCACCGTGACCGGTTCCAAATACCTGCTCACCATCGGCGACCGGCGCGTCCTCGTCGACGCGGGCATGTTCCAGGGCGAGAAGCAGTGGCGCGAGCTCAACTGGGCGGAGTTCCCGGTCGATCCGGCCACGGTCACCGACGTCCTGCTCACCCATGCCCACACCGACCATGCGAGCTATCTCCCGGCGCTGGTCCGCAATGGCTTCTCGGGCCCGATCTGGGCGACCGAGGGTACGCGGCGCCTCGCTGAGATCGTCCTGCGCGATGCCGGCAAGCTGCAGGAAATGGCTGCCGCCGAGGCCAATGAGGGCGGCTGGTCGAAACACTCCCCCGCTCTGGCGCTGTATGACAGCACCGACGTCGAGAACACGCTGCCGCTGTTCCGACGCGTGGAGTGGGACACCCCGATCGACCTGGGCGACGGGCTCAGCGCGACCTACGTGCGCTCGGGTCACATCCTCGGATCGGCCAGCGTGCATGTGCAAGTCGACGACGCCGACGTGCTGTTCTCCGGCGATGTCGGTCGGCACGACCACCCGATCCTCAAGCCGCGCGAGATCCCGCCGGGGGCCCGGTTCGTGCTCATCGAGTCGACCTACGGCGACCGCGAACACCCCGAGCCCGAGGGCCACGCCCACGAGGATTTCGCGGCTGCCATCCGATCGACGGTGGCCGCCGGCGGCGAGGTGATCGTGCCGGCGTTCGCGATCGACCGCACCGAGGCGGTGCTCCGTTCCCTCACGGAGATGTATCGCGACGGCCGCATCCCCAGCGTCCCCGTCATCGTCGACGGACCGATGGCTCTGGCGGCCCTTGATGTCTATCGCGATGAGTCGCTGGGGGAATTGCGCGACGACATCGATGTCGAGGACTTCACGGGGCTCCCCCACCTCAGCGAGGTCCGATCGGGCCGCGACTCCAAGAAGCTCAACCGGCGCAGCGGCCCGCGCATCATCGTGTCCTCGTCAGGCATGGCGGAGGGTGGCCGGGTGCTGCATCACCTGGCCCGGGCCCTGCCCGATCCGAAGAACACGGTGGTCCTGACGGGCTTCCAGGCGGAGGGTACGCGGGGCCGCGCCCTCGAGGAGGGTGCGAAGCAGGTCAAGATCAACGGCCGTTATGTGAAGGTGCGAGCCAGGATCGTGCGCGATCGCGAGTTCTCGGTGCACGGTGACTGCTCCGACCTGCTCGACTGGCTGCGCGACCTGGATGCCGAGCCCGAGACCGTCTTCGTGACCCACGGCGAGCCGGAGGTCGCGGCCTCCTTCGCCGATCGCATCACCGACGAATTCGGCTGGTCGGCGGTCGTGCCGCGTTATGGCGAAGTGGTCACGCTCAACGCACCCGCCGACGCGGAAGACGAGGACACGGACGAGGACACCGCCGGGGCCGAGGCCGATTCCGGCGAGGACCGCTGACTGCGTTGATAGCCTCGATGCTATGGATCTGGGCGTCGATTTCGGGACCACTCGCAGCCTGAGCGCGGTCGCCGACCGGGGCAATTATCCGGTCGTGGGCCTCACCGACGACCTCGGTGATGCCCATGACTGGTTCCCGTCGGTCGTGGCCCTGGCCTCGGGGCGGCTCGTCCATGGCTTCGCGGCCCTGGTCGCCGCCGAACACGGTGCGCCGAGCGTCCGATCGTTCAAGCGGGCGATGGCCTCCCCGGAGTTCGGCCCGGACACCCTGATGCGCCTCGGCCCGGCGGAATTCCCCGTGGTGATGGTGATCGAGTCCCACCTGCGGGCGCTGCGGGACGCCCTGGCCACCGCCGGGGCGGATCCGGCCCGGGCCACCAACACCGTCATCGCAGTCCCCGCCCACGCCCACGGTGCCCAGCGGTTCTGGACTCTCGAGTGTTTCCGGCGGGCCGGGTTCGATGTCACGGCCATGATGAACGAGCCCTCGGCCGCCGGGTTCGAATACACCCACCGCCAGCCCCGCACCATCAGCTCCCGGCGCACCCGCCTCATCGTCTATGACCTGGGCGGCGGCACCTTCGACGCCTCCCTTGTCAGCGTCGACGGTACGAGCCACGAGGTTCTTGACTCCCTCGGGCTGAACTCCCTCGGTGGCGACGATTTCGATGGCGTACTCGCCGAGCTCGCCCTCACCAACGCCGGCCTGACGGCCGCCGACCTAGGCGACACTGACCGCGATCAGCTCCTGATCGCCTGCCGCGAGGCCAAGGAGCGGCTGTCACCCCAGACCCGCCGCATCGCTCTCGACGTCGGCACCCACGAGGTCAGCGTGCGGGTGGATGATTTCTACGCCGCGGCCACGCCGCTGGTGGAGGCGACGCTCGAGGCGATGAGTCCCCTGCTCGGCGGCCTGGACAGCGCGACGGATCTCAGCGAGGTGGCCGGGCTCTATCTCGTCGGCGGCGCCTCAGGACTGCCGCTGGTGCCGCGCCTGCTCCGCGAACGCTTCGGCCGGCGGGTCCATCGATCGCCCTATCCGGCCGCGTCAACCGCCATCGGCCTGGCCATCGCCGCCGACCGGCAATCGGGGTTCTCGATCAACGAACAGCTGTCCCGTGGCTTCGGTGTGTTCCGCGAGGGCGAGGGCGGGCGTACGCTCCACTTCGACCCCATCCTGGAACGCACCGAGCATGTCCCCCAGACCGGCGAGCGGGTCGTGGTGCGCCGCTATCGGGCGGCCCACAACCTGGGGCTGTTCCGCTTCGTCGAGTACGCCCAGCTCGACCCGGCCGGCAATCCCCGCGGGGATGTGGTCCCGTTCGGGCAGATCCTCTTCCCGTTCGACACCGACCTGCAGGGACGCGAGAACGACCCGGCGCTCCACATCGAGCGCCGGGACGCCGGTCCCGAGATCGAGGAACGCTATGTGATCGACCCCAACGGGATCGTCACGGTGCAGATCACCGATCTCGACACCGGCTATCGGCTCGAGGAATCCCTCAGCTGATCACGCATACTTCGGGCGTTCGGGCAGCTCGCCCTCATAGCGCAGACCGTCGGTGAGACCGCGCGTCACCCAGCCGATGATGGCGTCGCGGCCACCCTTGAGAGTCGTCGCGCCGTCGCCGATGGTGTAGTTCTCGCCCTCGTCGGTGATGACGGTCAGCCCGGGCCAGTCGTCGCGCTTGGACAGCTTCGCCATGGCGAGTTCGAGGGCGTCCTCGAGCGCGTCCATGTCGCCCTCGTCCAGCTTCCAGAGCGTGTCGAGGTCGTTGTGGTGGACGAGCACCTCGGTCGTCCACAGCGCCGGGATGGCGTACGCGTTGAACGGCCCGGACGGCAGGCTGACCTCCTCCGTGGCGAGCTTGGTGTTGCGCAGCTGGCCGGCGAGCGCCTGGAAGCCGGCGGTCGCCTCGCGGAGTTCCTGCTTGAGCTCGGCCGCAGACATCTTGGCGAGGTCCTCGATCTGGGCGTCACGATCCTCGGGGCAGGAATACATCGGCGTCTCGGTGCCGGTGACGGCCCAGGTCACGAGGTTGCCGAGGCCCCCGGCGAGACCGATCATGTGGGCGACCACATGGGCACGCGTCCAGCCCTCACAGAGGGACGGGGCGCGCATCTCGTCCTCCGAGAGGCTCTCGACGGTGGCCAGGAGCATGCCGGTCTCGCGCTCGAGCCGGTTCAGGTCAGCGGGCATGTACGCAGCAGTCTTGTTCATGGGCCCAGTCTGGTGGGCGCTGCCGCGCTCCGCCATAGCGGGGTCGTGATCGTGGACGGACAGCCTTCGACGGAACGGCACGTGGCGCGATTGTCGATCCTGCGACACACTGCGCAGAGTCGGTTTCTTGACCGCACCACCACCGCACCACAACGTTGAGGAGCAGCGTGTCCGCCACCACTGACACGGGCTATCGCCCAAGCCTCCGCAGGGACGTCTCCGCGTCCGCCATCATGGCCGGGTTCATCGCCGTTGCCGTTTCCTATGCGGGTCCGCTCCTGGTGACCCTCGAAGCGGCTCGGGCGGGCGGTTTGTCCCCCGAGCTGACCGCGTCCTGGGTCTGGGCCATCTCGGTCGGCTCGGGCGTGATGTCGCTGATCTTCTCCTGGTTCACCCGCCAGCCGATCATGGTGGCCTGGTCGATCCCGGGCGCAGCCCTGCTCGTCACGAGCCTCGAGCCCTATGTCACGTCGGGTCGCTATTCGGAGGTGATCGGGGCGTACATCGTCTGCGGCATCGCCTCCGCGATCCTCGGCGCCACAGGACTCGTCGGCAAACTCATCGCCGCGACGCCCAAACCGATCACCGCGGCCGTGCTGGCCGGCGTCCTCTTCCCCTTCGCGATCCGCGTGGCCCAGGCCGTGGCCGAGAACCCGCTGGTCGCGGGCGGTCTGGTGCTCGGCTATCTGGTCGGGCGCCGCTGGAATCCGCGCTATGCGGTCTTCGTGGCGATGGCTGTCGGTGGCCTGATCGCGGTGATCAGCGGTGAGGCCAATGCCCTCGCTGTCGACTTCGCCATCACGATTCCGGTGTTCGTTGCCCCGACCTTCACCCTGCAGGCGGCCCTCGAGATCGCCGTGCCGCTGTTCATCGTCACCGCCGCGGGCCAGAACGCGCCCGGCCTGATCGTGATGCACAACTCGGGCTACAAGGCCAACGACCGCATGCTGCTCGGTGGTGCGGGCATCTTCTCGGTGCTCTTCGCCCCGTTCAACAGCCATGCGCTCAACTTCGCCGCGGTGACCGCCGCGATCGCGACCTCCGACGAATCCCATCCCGACCTGCGTCGACGCTATATCGCGGGCATGTCGTGCGGCTTCTTCTACATCATCGGCGGCTTCCTCGCGACGTTCATCGTGTCATTGTTCTCGGCCATTCCGGCCGGCATGATCACCGCTCTGGCGGGGGTGGCCCTGCTGAGCCCGCTGCAGAACTCGCTCTACGACACCATGCACGAGGGCAAGCACCACAAGTCCGTGATCGAGGCCGCGCTGATCACCCTGGCCGTGACCATCTCGGGCATGACCGCCCTCGGTATCGTCTCGGCATTCTGGGGCCTGATCGCCGGCATTGTGGCGTACGCGATCCTGCGCCCGCGCCCGCCGAAGATCGACCCGGCCGCGGACATCTGACCCGGGACATGACGAAGGGCCGGTCCCCACGGGGGATCCGGCCCTTGTCGTCGGTTCAGGTGATCAGGTGATCAGGCGAGCACCGCGGTCGCCGCGTCGTAGTCCGGCTCCTGGGTGATCTCGGGGACCAGCTCGGAGTGGATGACGTTGCCCTCGGCGTCGAGCACGACGACGGAACGCGCCAGCAGACCCTGCAGCGGGCCGTCGGTCATCGTCACGCCGTAGTCGGCGCCGAAGCTCGACTTGAAGACCGAGCCGGTCTGGACGTTGTCGATGCCCTCCGCACCGCAGAAGCGGCCGAGTGCGAACGGCAGGTCGGCCGACACGCACAACACCGTGGTGTTGTCGAGGCCGGCGGCCAGCTCATTGAACTTGCGCACGCTGGTCGCGCACACACCCGTGTCGATGCTGGGGAAGATGTTGAGCACCACACGCTTGCCCGACAGGTCGGACAGCTTGATATCGGACAGGTCGGAACCCGTCACCGTGAAATCGGGAGCCGGATCGCCCTGCGCGGGCAGTTCACCGACGGTCTGGACAGGGTCACCCTTGATAGCAGTAGTCGCCATGGACTCATGTTTAGCACGAGTCGGAAAAGCGACTGACAAGCAGGTCGACCAGCGCCGGATGCGCTCCGATCGGCGCGGCGACGACAGCTGCGCCCGACTGGACGAGCCTGCGATGGAAGTGGCCTTCGGCGAGGAGGTACGCAGCGATGGAAACGTTCTCACGTGTACGTGAGAGTTGTTCTGACACAGGGATTCCGGGCCCGGAGAGGACGCCGAGGTCAACGGGTACGCCGAGTCGGTCCCCCAGGCCGGCAGCCACCTCGCCTGCCAGCCGGTGCCAGGATGCGCGCGCGGACCCGGTCGCTGCGAGCACGACCGGCTCCCCCCGCCACCCCGCCTCGGCCAACCGGTCCGCCAGAGCGTCGACGATCCGGGGATCGGATCCCAGGGGCGGTGTGACCCTCACGGCTGCGCCGTCGAGCCCGGTGAGCACCTCCGGGATGTCGGTGTGGATGTGGAAACCCTCGCTGAGCAGCAGGGGCACGATGCACGCGGGGCCGTCCGTTTCTGGAAGGTCGGCCATGACGTCCGGCAGCGTCGGTTCGAGGTGGTCCAGCCAGGCCAGGCGTACAGGTCCGACGCGGGCTTCCACCGCATCGGCAATCGCGCGAACGGTCGCCTGCCCGACCGCGTCGCGGGTGCCATGAGCGGCGAGAATGCGGGTCACGACGTTCCCGCGGGAACGTTCTCGGTCCAATCCGGCCCCAGCGTCACGACGTCCCCGATCACCACCACCGCCGGTGCCCGGACCCCGGCCGTCTCCGCGGCATCGGCGAGTTCGCCGAGCGGGGCGCACGTGACGCGCTGATCCGGCAGCCAGCCGCGCTCGATGATGGCGGCCGGGCACAGCGGATCACGGCCGGCCGCGACGAGATCGGCAACGCTCTGCCGGAGCGTGCTGACCCCCATGAGAATGACGACCGTGTGGGCGCTGGCGATCGGCAGCCACGGCAATTCCTCATGGCCGCTGACCACGCTGAAACCCTTGGACACCCCGCGATGGGTGACCGGGATCCCGGCCGCCAGTGGCACCGAGAGCGCACTCGTGATGCCGGGCACGACCTCGCACGGCACACCGGCCGCCTCGCAGGCCTCGCG
Coding sequences:
- a CDS encoding Hsp70 family protein, whose amino-acid sequence is MDLGVDFGTTRSLSAVADRGNYPVVGLTDDLGDAHDWFPSVVALASGRLVHGFAALVAAEHGAPSVRSFKRAMASPEFGPDTLMRLGPAEFPVVMVIESHLRALRDALATAGADPARATNTVIAVPAHAHGAQRFWTLECFRRAGFDVTAMMNEPSAAGFEYTHRQPRTISSRRTRLIVYDLGGGTFDASLVSVDGTSHEVLDSLGLNSLGGDDFDGVLAELALTNAGLTAADLGDTDRDQLLIACREAKERLSPQTRRIALDVGTHEVSVRVDDFYAAATPLVEATLEAMSPLLGGLDSATDLSEVAGLYLVGGASGLPLVPRLLRERFGRRVHRSPYPAASTAIGLAIAADRQSGFSINEQLSRGFGVFREGEGGRTLHFDPILERTEHVPQTGERVVVRRYRAAHNLGLFRFVEYAQLDPAGNPRGDVVPFGQILFPFDTDLQGRENDPALHIERRDAGPEIEERYVIDPNGIVTVQITDLDTGYRLEESLS
- a CDS encoding maleylpyruvate isomerase family mycothiol-dependent enzyme; the protein is MNKTAAYMPADLNRLERETGMLLATVESLSEDEMRAPSLCEGWTRAHVVAHMIGLAGGLGNLVTWAVTGTETPMYSCPEDRDAQIEDLAKMSAAELKQELREATAGFQALAGQLRNTKLATEEVSLPSGPFNAYAIPALWTTEVLVHHNDLDTLWKLDEGDMDALEDALELAMAKLSKRDDWPGLTVITDEGENYTIGDGATTLKGGRDAIIGWVTRGLTDGLRYEGELPERPKYA
- a CDS encoding SDR family NAD(P)-dependent oxidoreductase: MSRVVAVFGGRSEIGHAIATRLAAGNTVALLARPGSLDTEVAACRAAGAQRVIPIEFDADDTDSHDDLVARVEAEAGPIDIAVLAFGILGDQADAERDHRAAVRILHTDFVAQASLLTVLAERMRQRGTGTLVAFSSVAGVRVRRANYVYGSAKAGLDGFASGLADALHSSGVRLVIARPGFVIGRMTEGMEPAPFSSTPDQVADAVVAEIESGKRVELWIPWQLKAMFSVSPFIPRAVWRRMPR
- a CDS encoding MBL fold metallo-hydrolase yields the protein MTPVSLTFLGAVGTVTGSKYLLTIGDRRVLVDAGMFQGEKQWRELNWAEFPVDPATVTDVLLTHAHTDHASYLPALVRNGFSGPIWATEGTRRLAEIVLRDAGKLQEMAAAEANEGGWSKHSPALALYDSTDVENTLPLFRRVEWDTPIDLGDGLSATYVRSGHILGSASVHVQVDDADVLFSGDVGRHDHPILKPREIPPGARFVLIESTYGDREHPEPEGHAHEDFAAAIRSTVAAGGEVIVPAFAIDRTEAVLRSLTEMYRDGRIPSVPVIVDGPMALAALDVYRDESLGELRDDIDVEDFTGLPHLSEVRSGRDSKKLNRRSGPRIIVSSSGMAEGGRVLHHLARALPDPKNTVVLTGFQAEGTRGRALEEGAKQVKINGRYVKVRARIVRDREFSVHGDCSDLLDWLRDLDAEPETVFVTHGEPEVAASFADRITDEFGWSAVVPRYGEVVTLNAPADAEDEDTDEDTAGAEADSGEDR
- a CDS encoding D-arabinono-1,4-lactone oxidase yields the protein MEICLDQLPTANWCDSHALVERDRNTAVGDPFDVSELVRTSEHRLQILGSRYSYPDLIEGHDGLGVHLRSSRRILGQEDATITVTGDCTLTEVWEHLRADRRTLPICPPVITTQTVAGAIGTGTHAQGTREGLFADTVVEFEFVDASGRWHRIGRDDPAFGAFQLHLGSLGLITSVTLATESNRNYVCHKYTTSGDELRAGFGAWNERSEHVKVWWFTEEDRAHVWEVTPTAGLMPQAADATAHTDLNQVLADTQARMGRDLRSDDRQLASQRTVGRFYDYSDATGDLVEIFRNGIPAPQINMEVGVPLERFEAAADDLRRVLADSAYQLHYPVILRPTGASDAWLAAAYDRPTCWFGFVVYQRADGTVADGSIELLGELQAALSAHEGLPHWGKYFDPRFYDFASLPRWADFAGVRRQFDPDGRFLNPKLAEILGA